A window of Xylophilus sp. GW821-FHT01B05 contains these coding sequences:
- a CDS encoding LysR family transcriptional regulator — translation MRVFPNNVSLRQLRAFAEVAGCGSFAAAARRLFITQSALSESIRQLEESVGLRLLDRTTRTVGLTEGGAVFLQDVLAALETLEQGMRRMGDLSSLQEGEVRIVAAPSVLATIVMPCLPALRQAYPGVRVALHEEGGDAVVRWVREGLADFGVGGWHAGARHLEAEPLLRDVMGLLALPDEPLLRRRRLLAAQLAQHTVVGYTTDTAIHELLSAAPGMPASVLEPALRVSNTVLLQQAISQGLGVALVPALIAQHPVLQGLGFKPLAEPQVTRQVVVLRRPRRSLSPAAQVFRAAIVAQAAALCRYPGITPGG, via the coding sequence ATGCGGGTATTTCCGAACAATGTGAGCCTGCGCCAGTTGCGCGCTTTTGCCGAGGTGGCGGGCTGCGGCTCGTTTGCGGCGGCGGCGCGGCGGCTGTTCATCACGCAGTCGGCGCTGTCGGAGTCGATCCGCCAGTTGGAAGAGTCGGTGGGCCTGCGCCTGCTGGACCGCACCACGCGCACCGTGGGGCTGACCGAAGGCGGCGCGGTGTTCTTGCAGGACGTGCTGGCCGCGCTGGAGACGCTGGAGCAGGGCATGCGCCGCATGGGCGACTTGTCTTCGCTGCAGGAGGGCGAGGTGCGCATCGTCGCCGCGCCCTCGGTGCTGGCCACTATCGTCATGCCCTGTTTGCCAGCGCTGCGCCAGGCCTATCCCGGCGTGCGGGTGGCGCTGCACGAGGAGGGCGGTGATGCCGTGGTGCGCTGGGTGCGCGAAGGCCTGGCAGATTTCGGCGTAGGCGGCTGGCATGCCGGCGCGCGCCACCTGGAGGCCGAGCCGTTGCTGCGCGATGTGATGGGCCTGCTGGCCTTGCCCGACGAGCCCTTGCTACGCCGGCGCCGCCTGCTGGCTGCGCAACTGGCGCAGCACACCGTTGTCGGCTACACCACCGACACGGCGATCCACGAGCTGCTGAGTGCCGCCCCCGGCATGCCGGCCAGCGTGCTGGAGCCGGCGCTGCGCGTGTCCAACACGGTCTTGCTGCAGCAGGCAATCAGCCAGGGCCTGGGTGTGGCGCTGGTGCCGGCGCTGATTGCGCAGCACCCAGTGCTGCAGGGCCTGGGCTTCAAGCCGCTGGCCGAGCCGCAGGTGACGCGGCAGGTGGTGGTGCTGCGGCGGCCACGGCGTTCGCTGTCGCCGGCGGCGCAGGTGTTTCGCGCGGCCATCGTGGCGCAGGCGGCGGCGCTGTGCCGCTACCCGGGCATTACGCCGGGAGGCTAG
- a CDS encoding FAD-binding oxidoreductase: MIPALLEALRTIVGDAHVLTHHHDPAIDLAAWEQDWRKRVRGKALAVVRPGSTAEVAAVVKACAAANTSLVPQGGNTGLVVGGTPDGSGTQVVLSLTRLNKVRAVDAANLTMTVEAGCILQNLQDTAEKAGLLFPLSLAAEGSCTIGGNLATNAGGTQVVRYGNARELCLGLEVVTAQGEIWEGLTGLRKDNTGYDLRDLFIGSEGTLGVITAATMKLYPQPAASLTAWAAVPSLEHAVTLLGLAHKQLGAGLTGFEVMGQFALSLVGKHMPQLRVPFLGDEASPYCVLLENADSESEEHARQRFEQLLETAFEQGCVSDAVVAENLTQAHQLWHVRESIPLAQAEEGLNVKHDVSIPVSRIPEFVATTDALLQREIPGVRLVNFGHLGDGNLHYNVQAPATGDVKAFLRDYEERVNMLVYESVAAFDGSISAEHGVGELKVDKLPHFKPAVALDMMRAVKRALDPENLLNPGRVVRI; encoded by the coding sequence ATGATTCCCGCCCTGCTAGAAGCCCTGCGCACCATCGTTGGCGATGCCCACGTGCTGACCCACCACCACGACCCCGCCATCGACCTCGCCGCCTGGGAGCAGGACTGGCGCAAGCGCGTGCGCGGCAAGGCGCTGGCCGTGGTGCGCCCTGGCAGCACGGCCGAAGTCGCCGCCGTGGTCAAGGCCTGCGCCGCCGCCAACACGTCCCTGGTGCCACAAGGCGGCAACACCGGCCTGGTGGTGGGCGGCACGCCCGACGGCAGCGGCACGCAGGTGGTGCTGAGCCTGACCCGCCTGAACAAGGTGCGCGCGGTCGATGCCGCCAACCTCACCATGACGGTAGAGGCCGGCTGCATCCTGCAAAACTTGCAGGACACGGCCGAGAAAGCCGGCCTGCTGTTCCCCCTGAGCCTGGCCGCCGAAGGCAGCTGCACCATTGGTGGCAACCTGGCCACCAACGCCGGCGGCACCCAGGTCGTGCGCTACGGCAACGCGCGCGAGCTGTGCCTGGGCCTGGAAGTGGTCACCGCCCAGGGCGAGATCTGGGAAGGCCTGACCGGCCTGCGCAAGGACAACACCGGCTACGACCTGCGCGACCTGTTCATCGGCAGCGAAGGCACGCTGGGCGTCATCACCGCCGCCACCATGAAGCTCTACCCGCAGCCCGCCGCCTCGCTCACCGCCTGGGCCGCCGTGCCCTCGCTGGAGCACGCAGTGACGCTGCTCGGCCTGGCGCACAAGCAGCTCGGCGCGGGCCTGACCGGCTTCGAGGTGATGGGCCAGTTCGCGCTGAGCCTGGTCGGCAAACACATGCCGCAGCTGCGCGTGCCCTTCCTGGGTGACGAGGCCTCGCCCTATTGCGTGCTGCTGGAAAATGCCGACAGCGAATCCGAAGAGCACGCGCGCCAGCGCTTCGAGCAGTTGCTGGAAACCGCCTTCGAACAAGGCTGCGTCAGCGACGCGGTAGTGGCAGAGAACCTCACGCAAGCGCACCAGCTCTGGCATGTGCGCGAAAGCATCCCGCTGGCGCAGGCCGAGGAAGGCCTGAACGTGAAGCACGACGTCTCCATCCCGGTGTCGCGCATCCCCGAATTTGTCGCCACCACCGACGCCCTGCTGCAGCGCGAAATCCCCGGCGTGCGCCTGGTCAACTTCGGCCACCTGGGCGACGGCAACCTGCACTACAACGTGCAAGCGCCGGCCACGGGCGATGTGAAGGCCTTCCTGCGTGACTATGAAGAGCGCGTGAACATGCTGGTCTATGAGTCGGTGGCGGCCTTTGACGGCTCGATCTCGGCCGAGCACGGCGTGGGCGAGCTGAAGGTCGACAAGCTGCCGCACTTCAAGCCCGCCGTGGCCCTGGACATGATGCGCGCCGTCAAGCGCGCGCTGGACCCGGAGAACCTGCTGAATCCGGGGCGGGTCGTGCGCATATAA
- a CDS encoding YhjD/YihY/BrkB family envelope integrity protein translates to MSAPPPLNHLRAALPNALRARVEALLHDLSHFPWRVTALTLRERFREDQLALTASSLTFTTVLALVPFFTVALAVFTAFPMFRQVQEQLQHWLVASLVPEGIARQVLGSLTQFASKASRLGVVGLSFLLITALALILTIDQRLNAIWRVRRPRPLGQRVLIYWAAITLGPLVLGVSLSITSFAVSQSRDVVAGLPGGLRLLLDSVEFVLLAAGMAALYHYVPNTRVKWSHAWVGGLFVAIGIEAAKKLLGLYIKAVPTYSVMYGAFAAVPIMLVWVYVAWVIVLLGAVVTAYLPSLLTGVARRAGAHGWQFQLAIEVLQQLRAAQQAGVAGRTTVELAQALKVDALQLQPVLETLSALDWTGQLREEGDDTPSRNVLLADPARTPLAPLVHRLLLPRALAVGHLWEKAQLSRLRLEEVL, encoded by the coding sequence ATGTCTGCGCCCCCGCCTCTCAACCATTTGCGCGCAGCCCTGCCGAATGCCTTGCGGGCACGGGTCGAGGCGCTGCTGCACGACCTATCCCATTTCCCCTGGCGCGTGACCGCGCTCACGCTGCGCGAGCGCTTCCGCGAAGACCAGCTCGCGCTCACCGCCAGCAGCCTGACCTTCACCACGGTGCTGGCGCTGGTGCCCTTCTTCACGGTGGCGCTGGCGGTGTTCACCGCCTTCCCCATGTTTCGCCAGGTGCAAGAGCAGTTGCAGCACTGGCTGGTGGCCAGCCTGGTGCCCGAGGGCATTGCGCGCCAGGTGCTGGGCTCCCTGACCCAGTTCGCCAGCAAGGCCAGCCGGCTCGGGGTGGTGGGGCTGTCTTTCTTGCTGATCACGGCGCTGGCGCTGATCCTCACCATCGACCAGCGGCTGAACGCCATCTGGCGCGTGCGCCGGCCGCGCCCGCTGGGGCAGCGGGTGCTGATCTACTGGGCCGCGATCACGCTCGGGCCGCTGGTGCTGGGCGTGAGCCTGTCCATCACCTCGTTTGCGGTGTCGCAGTCGCGCGACGTGGTGGCGGGCCTGCCGGGCGGGCTGCGGCTGCTGCTGGATTCGGTGGAATTTGTGCTGCTGGCCGCCGGCATGGCCGCGCTCTACCACTACGTGCCCAACACGCGCGTGAAATGGAGCCACGCCTGGGTCGGCGGCCTGTTCGTGGCGATCGGCATCGAGGCGGCCAAGAAGCTGCTGGGCCTGTACATCAAGGCGGTGCCGACCTACTCGGTGATGTACGGCGCGTTTGCGGCGGTGCCGATCATGCTGGTCTGGGTCTATGTGGCCTGGGTCATCGTGCTGCTGGGCGCGGTGGTGACGGCCTATTTGCCCAGCCTGCTGACCGGCGTGGCGCGGCGTGCCGGCGCGCACGGCTGGCAGTTTCAGCTGGCGATCGAGGTGCTGCAGCAACTGCGCGCGGCGCAGCAGGCCGGCGTTGCGGGCCGTACCACGGTGGAGCTGGCGCAGGCGCTGAAGGTGGATGCGCTGCAACTGCAGCCGGTGCTGGAAACCCTGAGCGCGCTCGATTGGACCGGCCAACTGCGGGAGGAGGGCGACGACACCCCGTCGCGCAATGTGCTGCTGGCCGACCCGGCGCGCACGCCGCTCGCGCCGCTGGTGC
- a CDS encoding DUF2069 domain-containing protein: protein MTPTPPVHQAVRRTRWLAVGSLLGLIVLSLAWELVLAPLRPGGSWLALKALPLCIPLAGLLKHRMYTYRWVSLLVWLYFTEGVVRAWGDPAPGNWLALIEIALCLLLFVACALHVRLRLRHARQAAASAASLPA from the coding sequence ATGACCCCCACCCCTCCCGTACACCAGGCCGTGCGCCGCACCCGCTGGCTTGCCGTGGGCAGCCTGCTGGGCCTGATCGTGCTGTCGCTGGCGTGGGAACTGGTGCTGGCGCCGCTGCGGCCGGGCGGCTCGTGGCTGGCGCTGAAGGCGCTGCCGCTGTGCATTCCGCTGGCGGGCCTGCTCAAGCACCGCATGTACACCTATCGCTGGGTGAGCCTGCTGGTGTGGCTGTACTTTACTGAGGGCGTGGTGCGCGCCTGGGGCGACCCGGCGCCGGGCAACTGGCTGGCGCTGATCGAGATCGCGCTGTGCCTGCTGCTGTTTGTGGCCTGCGCGCTGCACGTGCGGCTGCGCCTGCGCCACGCGCGGCAGGCCGCGGCCAGCGCCGCTAGCCTCCCGGCGTAA